From Archaeoglobus sulfaticallidus PM70-1:
AAAGCTGACCCTCAGCACCGATGTTCCACAAACCAGCCCTCAGAGGTATGGACACTGCAAGCCCTGTGAGTATGATTGGTGCTGTCTTCACGAAAAGCTCGGTAACACCAAACTTGGTTGCAAATGCCCTGTACATCATCGTTGAATAAGCATCTACAGGATTCACACCGATTATCGCAAGCAGAACTCCAACGAAGAACAGCGATGCAAGAATCGATCCAGCAGTTATGTACAGGTAGATTCTCTTTGGAGTTTCAAGCCTTCTCTCAATCCTCATTGATTTCCCCTCCAGACATCAAAATCCCGATTTTCTCCATATCCGGCTCCTCGAAAATCCCTCTTATCTGCCCCTCGTAGATAACAGCAATTCTGTCGCTCATCTCCACTATCTCATCCAGATCTTCAGAAATCAGGATTACAGCCTTACCCTCTTCAGAGAACTGTATCAGCTTCTTTCTGACATACTCTATTCCAGCTATGTCGAGACCTCTCGTTGGCTGAGATGCGATCAAAAGCCTCGGGTTTCTGGAGAACTCCCTCGCGATTATGAGCCTCTGCATGTTCCCTCCAGACAGCGTACTTGCCAGAGCGTGTACCGAGGGTGTTTTGATGTCGTACTCCTTAACAAGCCTTTCAGCATGAGCTTCGATGTTGCTGAAATCAATAATACCCTTCCTGCAGAACTTCCTGTAATCTCTCAAAACGAGGTTGTCGGCTATGGTTAAAGATAATGCCAGTCCCGAGTTTATTCTATCCTCCGGAATGCAGGAGATCCCCAACTGAATTCTTTCATAAACGCCAGCAGAATCTATCCTCTTTCCATCGAAGTATATCGCTCCTCTCTCTATGTCCCTAACCCCAACGATGATCTCTTCAAGCTCCCTCTGCCCGTTACCCGAAACTCCGGCGATTCCAAGGATCTCACCCTCTCTAACGGAGAGGTTAATGCCTTTCAGTGCCATCAGACCCCTGTCATCCCTAGCATAAACATCTTTAAGCACGAGAACATCTCTGCCATAGTTCCTGACGCTCTTTCTGAACTCCATTTTGATCTCTCTTCCGACCATCATCTTGGCCAACTCTTTCTCGTTCGTTTCTGATGTGACAATGGTCCCCACATTTCTTCCTTTTCTCAGCACCGTAATCCTGTCGGTTAGCTCAAGAGCCTCTCTTAGCTTGTGGGTTATAAAAAGAACAGTTAGTCCCTTTTCTTTCATGCTCTTCAGGGCAACAAACAGCTTTTCAGTCTCTGAGGGAGTTAACACAGAGGTTGGTTCATCGAGGATCAAAAGCTTGACATCTCTCATGAGGGATTTTAGTATCTCAACCCTCTGTTCCTCTCCGACACTCATGTTGACAACGATCTCATCAAGGTCAACATCTATCTTCGATTTCTCCATTATCTCCTTTATTCTCTCTCTAGCCCATCCGTAATCCACGAGCGGGTCGTTGGGAGTTTTGTACCCAAGGATTATGTTGTCCAGAGCGGTCATCTTGTTGACGAGCTTGAAGTGCTGATGAACCATTCCGATTCCAGCTTCTATTGCATCTTTTGGAGAGTTAAAGACCCTTTTCTTACCGTCAAAGATTATCTCACCGCTATCTGGTTTGTAAAGTCCATAGAGAATACTCATCAGCGTTGTTTTTCCAGCACCGTTCTCTCCCAGCAATCCGTGGATTTCCCCTTTCCTCACCTTGAGGTTAACCCTGTCGTTCGCCACAACTCCTGGGAATACCTTCGTTATGTTCCTCATTTCGAGGATATACTCTGACAACACTCCTCACCCTATAAGCTCTTTTGCAAGCTCGATAATCTCCTTACTCAATGTAAGGTTGAATCTCCTTTTAATTTCATCGATTAGCTCATCCGTGGATTTCTCCTTGTAGTTGTCAATTTTCTTCAAAAAGCCTATAGCCGTCTCGGTCAGACCCCATGGATACACTATCCACACCCATCTGCTGAAAATCTCTCCGGAAAAGTCTGGAATGAACTCCGAAGTCTTCTTGTACTGCAGAACAGCGGTCTTGATCTCCCTTGCTCCAGCTTTTCTCAGATGTGAGACAACAACATTGAGTGTTTTTCCAGTGTCGGCAACATCATCCACCAGCAGAACCTTTTTTCCGGACATGTCAACATTTATCGGCTGGGTTATGACTGCATCGTCTCTGGATTCTGCAACATCCCAGTACTCAGCTTTGACGCTGTAAAGCTCCCGGATATTCAGGAAATCGCTGATTATTCTCGCAGGAATCCATCCTCCTCTACCTACAGCAACTATCGCATCCGGTTTGAACCCCGATTTTCTCACATCTTTTGCGATCGTAAAGCAAACCCTGTAAATGTGATCCCATGTAAGTAGCTGACATTCAACTTCCATGTCCCTGATTTGTTCGTGAGTTTTAAACTTTTTCTAATACACCCAATTGTCTCCATTTATCATCCTAAATGCTTCACTTAGTCAAACCGAGTCAAAGTGAGCCAGGTTAGCAAAACTAATGAAAAAATTATATATTATTTGAGATTATCAAAAGTTGGTGGTGGTGATGGAGAATAGGGATGTTGCGATTTCAGCCGTTATGGTGTTCTCCGCTGTGATGCTGACATACAAATGGCTTTCGTTATACGACAGGGTAGATGCTTCGGTGATCTTCTTTGCATTCCTGTTGACACTATCTCTCGGAGCGCTGTTCATAAGCATGGAACTCAGGATGAAAAAGATCATGGAGGAGTTCGAGAACACCAAGAGGGCCATAGCAGTAAATACAGGAAACCTCGAGGACAGTTTCGAAGAGATTCTCCAGAAGTACCTTGAGGTTATTGATGATAGGCTTGAAGGAATTGAAAGAAGAATTTATCGCTGAAAAAGCCAAAAGAAGCTGAAAAAAGTTGAAAAGCCACTAAACCAGAAAAAATTTATTTTTAAAAAGCAAACCCAATTCATGGGTTCAGATATAGGAGAGCTCTTTGAAAAAGAGAAAGTTGAGCTTGACTATTTTTCAGGATATAAGATATCGATTGATGCTTTCAACACAATTTATCAGTTTCTCTCGATCATAAGGCAGCCAGACGGCACACCTTTGAAGGATTCTCAGGGAAGGATAACCTCTCACCTCTCAGGCCTCCTTTACAGAACTGCGAACATGGTTGAGGTAGGCTTAAAACCAATATATGTCTTCGATGGACAACCACCAGAGTTCAAGAGGAAAGAGATCGAGGAGAGAAAGAAAAGAAAGATGGAAATGGAGGAGAAGCTTGAGATTGCAAGGGAGATGGGAGAGAAGGATCTGAAAAAGTATGCTCAGGCTACAGCAAGGGTTGACGAGTACATTGTAGAAACCTCAAAACTTTTGTTGGGCATGATGGGTATTCCATGTATCGATGCTCCCTCCGAAGGGGAGGCACAGGCTGCATACATAACGCTGAAAGGAGATAGCGACTTTACAGGAAGTCAGGACTATGATTCCTTGCTGTTTGGAAGTCCAAAGCTTGCGAGGAATCTAACCATCACGGGCAAGAGGAAGCTTCCCGGAAAGTATGTCTATGTAGATATAAAGCCAGAGATCATAAACCTGAGCAAAAATCTGAGGAGGCTTGAGATAACCAGAGAACAGCTTGTGGACATAGCTATCCTCGTTGGAACAGACTACAACGATGGTATAAAGGGTGTGGGGCCAAAAAAAGCTTACAACCTAATAAAGAAGTATGGTGATGGAGATAAGGTATTAAAAGCCATTGGTAAGAGCATAGAGAACTTAGAGGAGATCAGAGAATTCTATCTCAACCCTCCCGTGACGGATGACTATGAGATAAAATTCTCAAAGCCAGATGCTGAGAAAATAGTTGAGTTTTTGTGTGAGGAGCATGATTTCAGCAGGGATAGGGTTGAAAAGGCAGTGGAAAAACTCACTGCCGGGCTGAAAACCAGTCAGATGAACCTGAGCAGATGGTTTTAGGTGTTGCATGGATGGGGGTGTTGCATATGCATAAACATGAAACCAGACTGGACTTCAGGGTTGGAATAGTGACAGTCTCAACATCCAGATTCGAGAAGTACGGGAATTTGAGAGGGATAGACAAAATACCAGAAGACGATGGTTCCGGCAGGGAGATATTTGAGGCGTTCAAAGATCTAGCAACGGATTACGCACTGGTTGCAGATGATGTTGAGGCGATAAAGAATACCGTCTCCGAGATGCTCAAAGAATGTGATGCCGTTATAGTTAATGGTGGAACGGGCCTGAACCCGAAGGATGTAACGATTGAAGCGATAGAGCCTCTGCTTGAAAAGAAGATAGATGGTTTTGGAGAAATCTTCAGATATCTGAGCTACAAAGAGGTTGGCACGTCAGCAATTCTCTCAAGAGCCACAGCGGGAATCGTGAACTCCAAAGCAGTATTCTGCCTGCCTGGATCGAGAAATGCTGTCGAGCTGGGTTTGAGGATAATCAGAGAGTCTTTAGCACACATTCTGTCCCATGCGAAAGGGTTGAAGTAAGATGAGGTTTCTTGCATGGGATGAAACCCTTTTCAAGAACCCTGAAGTTTTCGATCCAGATTACATTCCGGAGAAGCTATACTTCAGAGACTCACAGCTCAGGAGGATTTCAGCGAATCTTAAGCCAGCTATCCGAAAAACTCAGCCAGTAAACATGCTCTGCTTAGGCCCTCCCGGAACTGGAAAAACTTCTGCCATAAAACTGATTTTCAGAGAACTTGAGGATTTCGATGTTATCCCCGTTTATGCTAACTGTCAGCTTCTTGGCTCCAAGCAGGCAGTATTCGGCAAGATATTCGAAGCTCTCTACGGATACAAGCCACCATCATATGGCATCCCTTTTGCCAAGCTGTATGCGTCGATTTTGAACAAAGTCCTTGAGATCGACAAGGTGCTTGTGGTTGCGCTTGACGATATAAACCTCCTTCTGAATGATACCCAGATAAACGATGTGCTGTATGCGATACTCAAGGCGTATGAAGAGGTTGATGGGGTAAAAACAGGAGTTATAGCGATAGGAACTGATTTAAAGCTAAATGCGAGGCTCGATGAGAGAGTTGGCTCGATATTTCACCCTGATGAAATTCTTTTCCCACCATACGGCTTGGAAGAAATATTCGAGATCTTGAAAAACAGATGTCTTGTGGGCTTTTACAGAAATGTCATCAGCGACGCGGTCATAGAGAGGGTTGCAGAGCTGACATACGAGACCGGAGATCTGAGGGTTGGTTTGTATCTCCTGAAAATGGCGGGAATATCCGCAGAAGAAAGAGGCTCAAGGAAGATATCCATAGAGGATGTTGAAAAAGCCTTTAGCAAGAGCAAAGTTGTTTTGCTGAAGAAGTGCATCTCAATGCTCAACCAGGAAGAGAGGGAGATTTTAAAGCAGATATATCAGCAAGACGACATTTCTACTGGTGAAATGTACAAAAAGGTCCGCAAAGATCACAAAATTGGATACACGAAGTTCTACAATATTATCTCAAAGCTCGAGAACCTGAGGCTGATAGACTTATCATACTTAAAGAGGGGTAAGGGCAGAACCAGGTCTATCGTAAGGAGATTCGACAGAGAAACGGTTTTAGGGGCGTTGAAGGAGTTTGCAATATGAAACTGATTTTCGGAAGATTTCAACCTTTCACAACTCGGGCTCGTTCTCCGGACGACTGAGAGGTTACGAGGTTTCCTCGGGGTGACTGACGAGAGTCACACAAAAAGAAAAGCTTTGCAGGGGAGTTGTAGAATAAAATCGATTGGAGGCTGGAAAATGCATGAGGAATGGATTGAAAGTGAAGTGCCCGTGAGCATGTCTTGCAAGCAACGGGAAGATAAAAAGAGAAAATCAACCCTCAGGTAGAACTTCAAGCTCTTCTGGATGGGGGTAGTTATACTTTTTCCAGTATCCAAAGTTTGGAATCCACTTCAAACAGTTAAGCTCCTTGACATCGATGTTCTTCTTTAATATCATAACCTTCACAGACCCAAGCTTTGGATCCTTGTAGACTGATGTGAGCTTCTTTATCTCATCGCTGAACTCTTCTACAAGACCAAGCGTGCTCTTCATTATGTGCATGTAGTTCGTCAGGCCAAACACTTCCAGACCCATTTTTCTAGCAACATTGGCAACAATAGGTATGTTAAGCGGAATCCTCATCCTCATCTTTCCTGGGGAGGCATATGGATCGTGAGTGTGGACTGTCTCATCATAGCATGTGATTGCATCACAGAGCTCCTCGCTCATGTAGTCCGTTATAACCATAAATCCTGTTGAGAGTTTTTTACACAGCTGCTGAATGAGCTTTAAAGCCTCAATGCTGAGATAAACCTTCTTAGAGGGATCTATCTTTTCCAGAACATCCGAAAATTCGTCAAAGAGGGATTTATCTATGTCTTCTATTTTCTCCTCAAACCTTCCGTTCTTGAAATCAACAAAAACCTGCTTGTTAGATAGCAGGATGTGTGATGGCAGCGCACTCAAAATCCGGCTGATAAGGATTACACCCTCACATGACTCCACTTCATCGAACTTGCACACCCTGACCCCTGGCGGGATTTTATCCGGTTTGTTAAAAGCACTCTCAACCAGATAGTATTCTGCGTTTACAAGCTTTGTGAGTCTTTTAAGCAGTCTCGAACTCGTCATCCCAAAATCGTATATGCTACCACCACAGATCTCCACCATCTCGTTCAGGCAGTTGGCAATCGTTTTCGCGAGGTAGTCCATGAACTCGGATGAGAATTTCAGCTCAAAGGCAAACTCCCTGCTCATCGATAGCTCCATGTACCTGCTGAAGGGTATCGAACCTTCCTTTTTTATTATTTCTGCAATCTCCTCGAATTTCGCCATAACCAACCTCCCAACCCTAAAGCTTCTCAAAAAACATTCCCTGTTTTTTAGTCAGCCTCCTACCGCCACAAAACGGGCAAAAGAGGTTGGGTATGTGAAGGGTTCCCGAATAGCTCGTTGTCCTACGAACAACCAGATCGAATTCTGAGCCACATCTCGTGCAGTAAAGATTTTCAAGCTTTCCCATGTTTGTTTAATGTTGTAAGAGGGTATATAAAAAACTTTTCTAAATTAACTCATCATTCAGTACTTCCATCTCGGCTCCCTCTTCTCAAGGAAGGCCTTTATCCCCTCCACGGCATCCTCAGAGGAGCTCTGAAGAGATATGACCTCTGTCGCGTATTCTAAGGCAAGGAAGTCCTCCATCTGTATCTGCCTGTAGAACATTCTCTTTCCAGATTCAAGGGCTGTGAAGCTGTAGCCAGACAGCTTTCTGGCCAACTCCATTGTGGCACTCTCCAGCTCTTCTACCGGAACGATTTTGTTGAGCAGACCCCACTCATAAGCCTGCTTTGCGGTTATGAACTCTCCGGTAATCGCCATTTCATAAGCCCTCTTCCTTCCAACAGCTCTGCTCACAAACACAACAGGAGTGCTGCAGAACAGACCTATCTTGACTCCTGGGAGAGAGAACAGTGCATTTTCTTCAGCCACAGCGAGATCGCATGCAGAGACAAGTTGACAGCCAGCCGCAGCGGCCATCCCATGAACCTGTGCTATGTATGTCTGAGGAGCGTTTCTTATGGCCAGCATAACGCTGAAGCACTTCCTGAATAGCTTCTCTACTTCGATGGGATGATTCAGGATTTCATTAAGATCGTGTCCGGAAGAAAATATCTTCCCAGCTCCTTTTATAATAACAACCTTAACTTTTCTTTCAGCAGCTAGATCGTTCACGAGGCTTTCAAGTTCATCCAGCAGATCATATGAAAGTGCATTCCTTTTTTCAGGCCTGTTGAGTGTTATGATGCCTATTCTGTCCTTCTCTTCATAAACCAGGTTCCTGAATTCCCTTTTCATAGCGATTAATGGTTAAAAAATTTTAAAAATTTATCGATTTTTGGTTTATACTGGATCAACTCTGCTTTTCGTAAGTAGGGTCATCATGCTGCACGACTCAGATCTTAACCAATCTGTACACTTCAACAGCGATCTGTTTGTATTCCTTCACATGAAACTCATAAGTCCTTTTGAGTGGTATTTCGAATCTCCACAGGTGTGTTATCTTGAATCCCTTTTCTTCCGAAACTTTCCTTATGAATCTCTCACTTCCAGCCGAGTGTATTGAGTATATAACTTCCGATAGCTCAAAAGCCTTCAAAATGAAATACCTGTCTGCATGCCTTCTCTGTATCCCGAAAGGTGGGTTCATTATCGTGGTAAAATCCCTTTTTTTCAGCCACAGACTTTTGATATCTGCTCGAATCAGATCAATGTCAACTCCAAACTTCTCAGCATTCTTTTTTGCTATTTTCAGGGCGGACATATCTATATCTACACCAACTACCCTCGCTGATAGCAGAGAGCAGGCAATGGAGATCATTCCAGTACCGCAGCCAAGATCGAGCACATCCACCAGATCCCCCATTAGTCTGGCATTGATGGCTATAAACGATGCCAGAGAGGGGGGAGTAACATACTGTTCCAGATGGATCTTGGGTTTCTCAAACCCGGAAACTTTCTCGAGTTCAATCTCAAGGCTTTTCTTCACAACATTAAATCTGTGGCGATGCTATAACCATTTTTCGATTGTTGAAGCTGGATGGAGCTGAACCAATGAGTTATGCATGCAAAAAAGAGATAAGCTTTAATATTCGATCTTTTTTCAACTATTAAAACCAACAAAAATTTAAAAATAAAAAATTACTTTTCTACAAGCCTCCCAGTTTTTCTTGCATGCATGTAAGCAAGGCCTCTATACATCAGGTGTGCGAACTTGGAGTATGGTGCATATGCGAGCAGCATAAAAACCAGTACCAAGTGCACCATGTACAGCGGATACGCTATCTCCGCAGCATTGGCAAATCTAAGTATCTCCATGAGTATTCCAGTTATAATAACCAGATAGAGGTCGGTTATGAAGAACCAGTCCTGATAGCTTGGCTTTCCAGCTCTGTCAGAGTTAGCTAACCTCGTATAAACGATCCAGGTCATTCCACCGAAGATCAGCAGGAAACCGATGTTGCCGATTATCTTCACGGGATCATAGACTGGCAGGGCCAATTCCTTGACACCCAGAAGATACATGTACGCCACAGCACCGAGCGTGGAGATACCAAGAAGGATGAAGCCATAAAACGCTCCAAGGTGGGCATAGTACCTGTACTTGTTCTCAGAGCACTCGGCAAACCTCGAGTGCTTGAGGATCAGCCTCAGAGCATTCCAGAACTCATACCAGAACCCTCCAGCTTTCATCGTGGTTTTTCCTTCCAGACCTCTCTCGACCTCATAGACCATGCCGGATGACATACCTATCGCTTTCCAATACTTGTAGAAACTTATCAGAGCCACCACGATCACATAGGCTCCCAGCAGCATTCCCGCTACCTCTATGGCGAGGTGATTTATGAAGTTACCATACACAACACCCTCGCCCTCTGGCTGGAGCAGAACCCCCGGAATCTGCAGGAAAGCATACAGCAGAATTATTGGAATTGCGATCAGTATCGGCAGGTAAACGGGTGATGTAAACAACTTGCCCATGAACTTGGGAGTTGAGTACTCATAGAATATGTAGTTCCTTATCGCATTCAGAGCCTCTCCAGGTTTTGCCCCTCTCGGGCAGTTTATCGAGCAGTCATTGCACTGATGGCAAAGCCATATATCTGGATCCTTCAGCAGCTTATCCTTGAGCCCCCACTGCGCCCAGATCATCTCCTTTCTGGGAT
This genomic window contains:
- a CDS encoding ABC transporter ATP-binding protein, with the translated sequence MLSEYILEMRNITKVFPGVVANDRVNLKVRKGEIHGLLGENGAGKTTLMSILYGLYKPDSGEIIFDGKKRVFNSPKDAIEAGIGMVHQHFKLVNKMTALDNIILGYKTPNDPLVDYGWARERIKEIMEKSKIDVDLDEIVVNMSVGEEQRVEILKSLMRDVKLLILDEPTSVLTPSETEKLFVALKSMKEKGLTVLFITHKLREALELTDRITVLRKGRNVGTIVTSETNEKELAKMMVGREIKMEFRKSVRNYGRDVLVLKDVYARDDRGLMALKGINLSVREGEILGIAGVSGNGQRELEEIIVGVRDIERGAIYFDGKRIDSAGVYERIQLGISCIPEDRINSGLALSLTIADNLVLRDYRKFCRKGIIDFSNIEAHAERLVKEYDIKTPSVHALASTLSGGNMQRLIIAREFSRNPRLLIASQPTRGLDIAGIEYVRKKLIQFSEEGKAVILISEDLDEIVEMSDRIAVIYEGQIRGIFEEPDMEKIGILMSGGEINED
- a CDS encoding phosphoribosyltransferase — protein: MEVECQLLTWDHIYRVCFTIAKDVRKSGFKPDAIVAVGRGGWIPARIISDFLNIRELYSVKAEYWDVAESRDDAVITQPINVDMSGKKVLLVDDVADTGKTLNVVVSHLRKAGAREIKTAVLQYKKTSEFIPDFSGEIFSRWVWIVYPWGLTETAIGFLKKIDNYKEKSTDELIDEIKRRFNLTLSKEIIELAKELIG
- the fen gene encoding flap endonuclease-1 — encoded protein: MGSDIGELFEKEKVELDYFSGYKISIDAFNTIYQFLSIIRQPDGTPLKDSQGRITSHLSGLLYRTANMVEVGLKPIYVFDGQPPEFKRKEIEERKKRKMEMEEKLEIAREMGEKDLKKYAQATARVDEYIVETSKLLLGMMGIPCIDAPSEGEAQAAYITLKGDSDFTGSQDYDSLLFGSPKLARNLTITGKRKLPGKYVYVDIKPEIINLSKNLRRLEITREQLVDIAILVGTDYNDGIKGVGPKKAYNLIKKYGDGDKVLKAIGKSIENLEEIREFYLNPPVTDDYEIKFSKPDAEKIVEFLCEEHDFSRDRVEKAVEKLTAGLKTSQMNLSRWF
- a CDS encoding MogA/MoaB family molybdenum cofactor biosynthesis protein translates to MHKHETRLDFRVGIVTVSTSRFEKYGNLRGIDKIPEDDGSGREIFEAFKDLATDYALVADDVEAIKNTVSEMLKECDAVIVNGGTGLNPKDVTIEAIEPLLEKKIDGFGEIFRYLSYKEVGTSAILSRATAGIVNSKAVFCLPGSRNAVELGLRIIRESLAHILSHAKGLK
- a CDS encoding ORC1-type DNA replication protein, whose protein sequence is MRFLAWDETLFKNPEVFDPDYIPEKLYFRDSQLRRISANLKPAIRKTQPVNMLCLGPPGTGKTSAIKLIFRELEDFDVIPVYANCQLLGSKQAVFGKIFEALYGYKPPSYGIPFAKLYASILNKVLEIDKVLVVALDDINLLLNDTQINDVLYAILKAYEEVDGVKTGVIAIGTDLKLNARLDERVGSIFHPDEILFPPYGLEEIFEILKNRCLVGFYRNVISDAVIERVAELTYETGDLRVGLYLLKMAGISAEERGSRKISIEDVEKAFSKSKVVLLKKCISMLNQEEREILKQIYQQDDISTGEMYKKVRKDHKIGYTKFYNIISKLENLRLIDLSYLKRGKGRTRSIVRRFDRETVLGALKEFAI
- a CDS encoding SAM-dependent methyltransferase, producing MAKFEEIAEIIKKEGSIPFSRYMELSMSREFAFELKFSSEFMDYLAKTIANCLNEMVEICGGSIYDFGMTSSRLLKRLTKLVNAEYYLVESAFNKPDKIPPGVRVCKFDEVESCEGVILISRILSALPSHILLSNKQVFVDFKNGRFEEKIEDIDKSLFDEFSDVLEKIDPSKKVYLSIEALKLIQQLCKKLSTGFMVITDYMSEELCDAITCYDETVHTHDPYASPGKMRMRIPLNIPIVANVARKMGLEVFGLTNYMHIMKSTLGLVEEFSDEIKKLTSVYKDPKLGSVKVMILKKNIDVKELNCLKWIPNFGYWKKYNYPHPEELEVLPEG
- a CDS encoding enoyl-CoA hydratase-related protein; the protein is MKREFRNLVYEEKDRIGIITLNRPEKRNALSYDLLDELESLVNDLAAERKVKVVIIKGAGKIFSSGHDLNEILNHPIEVEKLFRKCFSVMLAIRNAPQTYIAQVHGMAAAAGCQLVSACDLAVAEENALFSLPGVKIGLFCSTPVVFVSRAVGRKRAYEMAITGEFITAKQAYEWGLLNKIVPVEELESATMELARKLSGYSFTALESGKRMFYRQIQMEDFLALEYATEVISLQSSSEDAVEGIKAFLEKREPRWKY
- a CDS encoding METTL5 family protein; its protein translation is MKKSLEIELEKVSGFEKPKIHLEQYVTPPSLASFIAINARLMGDLVDVLDLGCGTGMISIACSLLSARVVGVDIDMSALKIAKKNAEKFGVDIDLIRADIKSLWLKKRDFTTIMNPPFGIQRRHADRYFILKAFELSEVIYSIHSAGSERFIRKVSEEKGFKITHLWRFEIPLKRTYEFHVKEYKQIAVEVYRLVKI
- the qmoC gene encoding quinone-interacting membrane-bound oxidoreductase complex subunit QmoC codes for the protein MKLNPDINFVKDLMKMGGSSLKKCFQCATCSVVCPLSPDDNPYPRKEMIWAQWGLKDKLLKDPDIWLCHQCNDCSINCPRGAKPGEALNAIRNYIFYEYSTPKFMGKLFTSPVYLPILIAIPIILLYAFLQIPGVLLQPEGEGVVYGNFINHLAIEVAGMLLGAYVIVVALISFYKYWKAIGMSSGMVYEVERGLEGKTTMKAGGFWYEFWNALRLILKHSRFAECSENKYRYYAHLGAFYGFILLGISTLGAVAYMYLLGVKELALPVYDPVKIIGNIGFLLIFGGMTWIVYTRLANSDRAGKPSYQDWFFITDLYLVIITGILMEILRFANAAEIAYPLYMVHLVLVFMLLAYAPYSKFAHLMYRGLAYMHARKTGRLVEK